The window GATTTCCCTACATCTTTACATCTCTAAGCCTCCAACCTAAACATGGTTAAAGGTTAATCTCACTCTCTCAGGCAGTGACTGTTGTTCTAGCATATAACCAGCATaactaaagcaaaaaaatttcattatgcTCCTAGATACCAAGTACCGCAACTTGGAGTAATATCTTTGCAATAAAAAGGCAGGTAGGATTCTTcatagcaaaagaaaaataaagtatcCAGCAAATGCGATGAAGAGTACATACAAGAATGCAGTGAAGACAAAAGAAACTCACTTTAGCCTTAAATAACTTGAAGGAATTTGTGGCAAAGGTGCATCTCCttccctggaaaaaaaaaagaagtgaaataACTATATGAACACAATGAAAGAACATTTAAGTAAGCAAACACATTAGACTCCTGGTACAGAAATTTTTCTCTAGTTGAAAAGCTGGGGTTGTTTCTCACTGTTCTTCAGAAGCCAATAGTGAAAACCAAACAGGGccacttcttctttcttgctTTGCAGCAGCAGTGTGCAGCACTGCTGGGGATGAAATGCCTGAAACGTCATTAAAAGCTGCCTTTTTTCGACGAATCCTGCGCAACCTTTTTGGTTCCACTGTTCCTTCAGAGACATTATCGATATTATTCTTTTCATCCTTTACTTTTGATTTgtctttgttctccttaaatttgGTTTTATGCACTTGAGGTTCATTGTCACGGACAGGTCGTGATTCTAATTTAGCATCATTAACTTGTGGAATAGACTTGAATGACTTGGTTCTGTTTGCAACTTCaaccaaaaaatttaaaggttGCCAGAGATCTGATTTCCCATCCCTTGGTTCGGCCCCATTCTCTGCTTCATCATCAGGAGCAGGTTGACTAGGTTCGGCAGAGGAAGAATTCTGCAATGGTTAGACAGCACTTCTGAgactttttaataaaatggaCCATTTCTCAGGATATCATAAATGAAAATGAGTTTATATCAACAGTCAATTAGAATGATATTAGGCATCCACCAAAGTAGAAACTACTATAATGGCTAATATTACCTGCCGTGTATTCTGATTGAACTTTTTCGGAGTTTCAGGTGAACTTGAGCTCTCTGGACTATCTTCAGCATGATCATGTTCCTTTTTAATGGGTTTCTCAATTGAAAAACCTGAACCTCGTAAAGCAGCAGCCTTTCTTGGAAAAGGTTTTGTTCTTCTTCCTGTTGTGGTAGTCTGTGTGGAAACTTTAGGGGTGCTGACCACCAATGATGAGAGTGACCTCTCCTTTCTTCTTATAACTGGTAATGTAACTGACTCTACAACTTCAGGTGCCTCTACCTTTCTTCTTTTGTATGGGAAAATCTTGGACCTCACATCTTGCAAATTGTGATCTGGCCTGTTTATCAATTGCCAGTGATACATATCGATTAGTTACGACTCAAACAACAAAacacttaattttttaccaaaattttaTAGTAATCgggtctgtttgtttttgcgtttcaaaaacgcttttgaaaaaattgaaatttttttatattttttgatgttttcagatcattttgatgtgctgatgtcaaaattaattttttaaaaataaaaatacattattttgatgcatttctgaacaaaaagcaaccgcaaccacactctcaaacacaatGTAACTACATTATGCATGTGCATGTATTTTCAATGAACATAAGAATACTATTATTGCCTCAACAGATTGCTCAAATAGCAATTGCATTTATAGCAGTGTGTGTATGTCCATATATATCAGCTAAGCATCCTCTCAATCTCCCCCAAATAGAAACAgcaaaaatcttaccttaattttTCCAATGGAATACAACCCAGATTGATATTGCATATTGGGCAGCTATCTAGTCCTTCATCTGATATCCTCTGATATATACACTTCCTGCAAACTGGACgaaatttgaaaaatgaataaaaacaaaaatatattagagaTTTTTCATCTACCGACTTGACAAACTCAAAAACAATAATCTTCACCAAAATTTAATCTTGCATAAACAATAGAAAATTCATAAACTAGATTAATCTAACTTTTGAACTTGAGAGGATTACATTGTAACAGATAAACTACTCCACCAAGTAGCAGCAGCTAGCCCGACAGAAAGTTAAGATTAGGTTGGAAAAGAGAGTTAAAGACTTtccaattaacaaaattatgcCCAACattcaactttaatttcatcaagCAAGGAATCTAACTAGAAAGGGATAGATATCATCAAAGATCCTGGTGCAGAGGGAAGTACTAAATGCCCACATTCTTTAAACACAATTACAGAACTACCAAGTCAGAGCAAGGACAAAACCAAGACAACAAATCCAGATAAACCCAGTAATGACCCAGATTAAGGCAATAGAACAATCAAAAGGATAGAGAAGGAGAGACTGACACGTATGTAGACATTCAGATATGGTAGTGGCATCTCTAAGTAACTTATTGCAGAGAGGACATGTCATGCATGCTTCAATCGTTTCTCTCCTCACTTTCACCACCCGATGCTGATGATTCTGATTTCCCATCAAAACTTTCTCAACTCCTTTCTAATCCTTCCTTCCTCCACGTCCACATCCAGCCGCTGCATGCTATGTTTTACCAGCTGCGAGAAACAACCCCTCAGTACACCTGCTTTAATTGATTCACGTCCATCTCTCTATATCTGCATTCAACCAGAGAATAAGAACGATACATATAGAAGAGAGCTACCATACCAATTAGAGAAGTGCATGAGATTGTTCTGTTGATCGGTGGAGACGCGAGTAGTAGGGAGAGatttctctttgcttttgtGATTTAATTAGACACAgagaataaatattattattaaacacaaGGCAGGGTTGGATATTATAACATTTGGGTTATAATGTTGATTTGTGCCGAATGCTCGTGTGGTTTCGGTGGATcgattttgaacttgaaaatttgacaaaaggatgtttatatatatatatatatatatatatatatatatatatatatatatatatatatatataacccgtCTAGATCTTGTTGAAAAATAGCATGATGAGTGGACTCGATGTAAGGCTTAGATCACTTGTTTTACAGGCAAAAATCTTCGTTGAAACAAtgctatattaaaattaaaaaaaaatcaaaagaatcatAAATTAACTTATTGAGTAAGTAGATCAAGTGAAAttagtttcaaattaatttttttagactcGGCTTGCATTAAAGGCAATTCGTTCGAACCCCAGTTGACCGGGGCGAGTAGGGTTTAAATAACATTAATTGAATCgtgtacttttttatttatttaaaaacaatagagCGTGAACCtggttattttaattaattaattaattattgtttgtttatgttattttccaTGATAGTAGAAAACAGTAAAggtgtgggtttttttttactttagatgGGCAATGTTCACACACTCATAAAACACTGAgtgtttatcttttaataatttatttttattcttaaaattttattttagacaaTTTGAttctaattgaaaattaattgttttttattttttaggcaaCGGTGGAATTAAAAGAAGAGagactgaaataaaaaatacgcTAAATATAGACAACGTGCCGGGgattttgtaaaaaatacacttatatccttaatatttaaaaataacttgatttatacaatttagatctttttaaattttaattatttactttCGGTACAAAAGGttcatttgtgttattttttaatcccttATTAGAGAAGAAGGGTTGTTGAATCCcggcaataaaaaagaaagtcttTATTTATGACcactaaaattgatttttttttgtttccacaTGTTCAATGCTATGGGGTAAGTTTGGTGGTGGTGTTTTAGAGTTTtaatattacatgaaaaaaaacaaatctaagtcAATTAAGATAAATTTAACTCAGTTTGATTTCATggttttagatttctttttgtttttttactgatGAGTTTGTTTGTGGGTATTCCAAGAGTGTTGTTGAGGttttttgaagttgaaataGCTTAAAAATTAGTCTTTTAGGGCAAAAGATACATCAATGTGTTTTTTCAGCCATTACGCTAGTGCCCAAAATCTAGGCTCGCTGACGACACGTCGTTcgcgtattttttttttaaacatgtgcGTGGATGATAGATCATTCGctcctttaaaaaatcaaaaatataaaaataaaaccaagtttAGGTGCATAGGGGCAGACTAcccatgctaatttttttttccctcttctaTATATACACGCGCATGCAcgcacatacatacatataagttaagtataaatttttaaaaaaattatttaacttgcTTAAGTACATAGCTTGGATCATTGGTTTGATTAGTTAAACCACAACATCTCGgctattattatgtttttctaattatttttttcttaattaatacttttttaatatgtatttttttaaaaaaattgtttttcaattaatatcacttctttgtgattttgttttatttaaccctttttggatataaattgttttaaaattattttgtatgtgtttaatttataaagagaattttttgattcatttatatttttttttatcttctatgtggatggattttattttttaaaaaaaatatttatttttaaacaatatttcTAATACTTGTAATCTTGCAtgaatttctattatttttaattgaataaaaatattattctaataaaaagATTTAGCAAACACAACTAGTTAAATGTTTATattgtgatattaaatattttgatttatattttattttatttttaaaattttatttttaattattgttatgactttttattttcatttattaacacaaataggcattgatttatttaaacatatacatggataaactttttaatttgcaattaaattttttaaaactacaaaaaacacataaaaaaagtctatatatatatatatatatatatatgatctgcGACAGAAGGCCGGTGAAAtagatagttttttatttatcttcttgTATAACGAGTCTTAATATAATGAAACAACggtaataatgattttttaaatgttaagcCACACAAGCACAGCTAATAggctttatttaaaataaaaaaaattgaccatgTTACAACTAGACAAGTTCCACTGCTTAGTTTTGAGATGGGGAGCAAGGATAGAGTGCGCCAGGGGTGCGTACGCGAGGAAGTTGTGTACTCGGCTTGAGTTGGGTTTCGTGTAAGCGACAGCGAGAATTGCGAGGGTGTTGTGCTATTGTGCGCACAAGTGCATGTTAGCAAGGCCAGCAACACGGATCTATATCCATTATTCAACACTGCAGAAACAGTTGGATTTAACTCAATTTCCCAtctctattaattaattaataatcaaatataaataacgACAACGTTTCAATCAAGGGGCTTTTACATGTGAAGGAAATTGTATTCATTGATGAGTTAGCTAAAGCACAACAGGATCCCACGCATCcccacatgaaaaatatttaattaggaGAAAAATGGTTGTTTCACAGTTCTTTTAAcactctaatttttaaaaaaaagaaaagaaaagaaaagaaaaaaaggtcgTCGGGTTGCTATTCCATGGTGGCGCGTTGTTGTTTGGAAACTTAATAAGCACGGCATGCTGGTACAAAAAGCTACTGCCAGTACTTAATAAAGGAGCAAATAAGAAGGGAAAGaagagttttatttatttattttgatagtcAATATTATTCCCAGACatattgtttgataattaagattatgtttttttagatgattttaaaaatataattttatattggcATGGTGtgtttagagaaaaaataattttaatacacgAATTTAGGAGTCATGAACGGAAGCAAGGTAAGAAATGAAtagtaattataaataaatcccACTAGAACAAGGtgataaaaagaagaaggaaggagCAAGGTAGAGATGATAGATAGTAACTATTCTACTGGCCCGTTTTTTCATTGTGGATCGAGTCCAGttctttttaaatgtaaaaacacattaagagcataattttttttaaataatgttattaaatttgaccAAACATGTTATTCTTGAAACCTTCCGATCTATTTCTTTACTTAACttgaatttctaattaaattgcATGGTAGCTAGCCCAACTTAAATAAACGAGTTTTATGGATCCAAATGAAACTTTgatgatcattaaaaaaacatggtttaacttttaaaaaaaccttcaagatgatatttttaaaaaatattgagacaatgacAAATTTGATCGATTCTAGTCTCTTTGCAATCCGAGTCATagattttattggtttaataactttttttataaattatttttatttaatcatataataaaaataaatactcacaAAATTGAGTATCAACCTAAAAATAGATACTTATTTGAGATAATGATAATCatgtagaaaaaaacaaaaataaatcatgcagTCTATTTTCCAactaatccaatattgaagaataaaataaaaacaatcaagggacaaaagaaaacatattcaGTTAGTAAGTAAACTCGTCAAACACGTGAATCGAGTAACCTAACTAGCAAGCTAAACTTATGAACCAAGCAATGGACTCTATTGAGagtgtaatttgtttttttaaaactatttttttatttaaatatatgataaaaaataaataatcacaaAATTAAACACTAGCCCAATATTAAGATGCTTTCTTGAGACcataataacctcatagaaaacaaaatgaaaccaATTATGAAACTAAATTCACGATTAACCTGATATTTATCGATGAAAtctgaaaataataacaaaaaaaagtaaactcATCGGACCTATGAATTAAGTCAATCAACCACACATGTGAACAAGTTCATggactttataaaatttaataacttagCTTTTCTATGGAACTGTTTTTTTAACcacatgagaaaaaaataagaagataaaaaaaatcaagttcaattaaaaaaaaacaccgctCCAAACCTGTAAACCAGGGCAACCAATGTTACCATAACAAACCCGCAAAATCATGctaaccctatagaaaaaaataaaaataaacaaattacgAACCCAAATTCCCAACCAccccaatattaaaagatgaaattgataaaaataaaattttaaaaaaattataacaaaaattgaataaacaaaaggtaaaaaagaagaagcaaaacatTGTGATCCATAATGCAATGGATGCATGTGAATAGTAGTTTTCTCGcaccctttaatttttgttacttcataaaatttaataatataaattttctcttaaactatttttttaactatataaaaaaataaactacaagAAAGTaagtttaattagaaaataaaaaaaatcgacactCCACCAAATTCATAAATCAAGCTAACTTGAGTTATTCTGACAAACCTACAAACTATactaaccttataaaaaaaaataaacaatttagaAAGTTAAAATCTAAACTAATTTagtattaacaaaaaattaacaaaattttttaattttttttaaaaatcatatcaatttttttatatatataaataacggGGAAATGTATTCCATTCACTCTAGAGTAGTTTGGAAAAGGGCAGGGAAATATTGCAGTTTGGCATCGGAAAGTCAAAAGAGAACGCGGAGTGGCTTCTTGAAAATTAGGCAAGGAAACGCATCACGTATTTAATTGACTTTAACGTGTGACTGAGGATTTTGGAGCCCACTCAGCACTCAGCAACTGTTTCAGAACATATGATTTTACATcccttgaaaatatatttgcaaTCTCATACTCCAATCAAATGAATTGCAGGTTCTAAGATTATTTCGAAGATTAATTGTGTGTTAGTTATCTcatgcattatattttttaaaaaatatttttcccttcaaaatgcgtggaatagtttttttagatttttttatattagtatatcaagattataaaatattaaaaaaatattaatttgaattttttaagcaCGAAATagtatgaatatataaaaattataaattttaaaaaaatatacactgGAGAGTAATATAAAGTtaggaatttgaatttgaatctgAAAAGAGAGTTTGTTAGTGAGTCATGGAGTGGCTGTTTCTAACTTTATCAACTTTTCCAACTCAAGTTCCCACGCAAAGACAACCTCAGTCTCAGTAACTAATTATCTCACGCATAGCATCTTAACcgagtacttttttttttttgaaaaatagttttttggttctagaaatttgtttttataccaTGTGAATGTGAATttctgaaaattaaattattttttaagattaatagtatcataaaaaataaattaaaaaatatttttcagtgtttaattatatcatgaaaaataaattattaatattttaatttcttttctttaaatttattaaaagaaagagTATTAGATCTAAgagatagaaaaattaaagaatgataaaattaaaaaaaattaattttataaattacttcaaataaagtaaataataattaaaataatacaataaaaaaataaaaaccaaatatgatagataaataaaatatataaaaataaaatttattataatcaacaaataaaaaaatatttttaaatttttcttgaagaatatttttcacagaaaataaaaaaaactttattagaaacataaaaaaaaacatttttgactaaaaaatattttttattaactaaatttttttaataataaacaaacatataaaaattttgaatacaattttttaaaaaccacttTCTAACGAacacttaaaaattttaaatataatttttttaaaactactttTCAGTGATTAACTCTCTTCAATGAAAATCCGCCACGTGTTATAATTCCAGCTTCCGACCCATTTACTTTCAGTCCTTCCATTTCAGACTCCGGCAACGTGAAGACCAGGTTTTATCAACTCAATACAATTTGTTTTGGTGGCTAGCATGTGTGTCGTGTTTACAAGTAGTGGGTCAGTGTGACAGAGGTCCAAGAACGGAGTTCATGGAACCCTAATCAATCGGTACCTGTAGTCTGCGATATTATTTGTTGCTAACTTGTTAATGTCAAATGTGGTACGACACATAATAAATTGAACCCTACCTGCCTATCATACACCGCAATGAATTGCATGTCCTGGATTTAAGGCAGTGCAGCCAGAATTATGAATCCCACTTTCTTCCTAAATTTCATGGCTAATTAGAAGAGGTCCCTTGATCTAATGTTTTCCACGCATTAACAAAACCTAATTCccctttttttcaatatatccttcaatttgtctgtctatatataatttcttttaaataaaataaaataatgcagcTACCAAGGAATGTGTATAGACAGGCAAGTAGTTACAGAGCTCTGATGTTGCTGCTACTGTTGCATGATTGATTTGGTACAGCTACATCATGAATCCACCCCGAAAACTCATTTTCGAGCCCTTCTGCGAATTACCAGACCTTCAGAACCGATCCAAATTGCTGTTCTTGGGGGATTATAACTTTTCTATTGATCTCTTTCCTCAATACTGTTTAGGTTTTGATTATTTCCAGATTTATTGGTAATTTATTGCTTTTCAATCTTGCTTTTTGTTGTTTAAAGCAGCCTATTTAAGCTACATTTGACTTTTAGCCATCGATTATgtttagaatatataatatcTGCAGACTCTCTTCATCTCTACGCAAGGAGTCTAAGACTCCCCTAGGCCCTATCTGCTGCATTTTATATGCAATAGAccttataaaaagaagaaatgttgAGCTGTGAATTATGGAGTCTGGTGCTGCAGACCACTGTCAATTTGTTCTACGCGCCACCTGTCTACGTAACAAGCCCGTGGGATGAAAGAGATGCCAGGCATGGATTGGGAGCGCCAGAGCCACTAACTGGCAAAGATCACGGGCCAGCTAACTTTCTTGACGCGAAGGGTCTGCCATATGATCTTTGTCAACAAGAAGGCATCCGAGTTCATCCTGTCTGGGGAACTGAATGCTTAATTTCTAACAGCAAATCTATGCCCTGCAGGGATAGAAAATGGACTTGTATAGCATACTATGATTTATAATCCTGCAAAACTCAACAGCTTGTGCTCTGATCAGCATTGTATACATATAGCAGCTAACTTCAAGTAACTGTCCGGATGCGATGCGTTGCTGTCTGAAATGCATTTCCCACGACGACtatatgtaagaaaaataaataaatcataatttggataaatagcaaaaataaatttcaacaaGTTAATTTCTGGTATTAGGGTCTACTTGAtcactttcaaaaaaaataggCATAGCCAGTTATATTAGTGCTTAATTATTCACACCTAAACAGATACCTTGCAGCGAAGTTGTTCAACCTCCTTGAGCAACTTTCTTTTGTACACGAGCAATCATATCACAAATGATGGAACGTGTAAACGAAGGAATTTAATGCTCTGCTACGGGAGTCGTACCATAGTCATCAAATTGTGACGACATgtatgatataaaataaatttaatgcaATTATTAGAGTTGtagtttaattagttaaattttaaatttatattttaaaaattatcggtttaaattttacaaatctAAGGTTATTAAAGGCTTACATAGTTATTCATTTCAGGACCTatgaaattagttgaggtgcgtCTAAGCTGGCCGGAATATTCACATTAATTAggtaatgtaaaaaaaataatgtaatagaAAGATTTGATGTGTTGCATTCTTTATTTGGTCACTAATATTCTTTGTAAtgtaataaagatttttttatatataaatttttattttggtctttggattttttaaaaaaatacttgagtctctattttatttttatttgcaaatgggtttttatttgaaaggttTTTTgtccttgtatttttaaaaaatatagtttatttcttatcataaaattttttacAATTAGATCTTTATATGACTACTCTTAATCATATCATATATAGGGTGTCTCGTGCTGGGGGCcgggatgatttttttaaaaatttatgttaattcaattatattatagaaaaaacgACGGTAAatagaatgaattttttttaaaaaaataatgatgataactAGAAGGAAAAGAAcacttgttaaaagaaaaataataataacaaagtcAAATTCCAAGATAACCCGATGATaaagaacaaaatcaaaaagaaaaaaaagacaaataaagcATCCCGAGCTAACCCGAACTAGCATATAAATTTGTAACTCGGGTCACGATGTTAGACCatcttcatagaaaataaaatgaaaaaaataataatggttAATTCCTAACAATATAAATGTAAAAGGCTGGAAAAGAGTCAACAAAGATAagcccaaaaaaattaaatactcgCGAACTAAGGTAAGACTACCAAATTTCATGAGTCAGATGATGCAAACAtgataatctaattaaaaaaacaaaaatatgatgaagcttaattttaaaaagagcccaatattaaaggacaaaataaaaaaaaatataaaaaaaaacccctgaAGAAATACTTGGATTAACTGGTCAAACCTGTTGCTGAGGCTGTAAGATCGGGATACCCTGATTGAAAGGAAaccatagaaaataataaaatctatttttcaaaacatcgaaggataaaataaaaaaaaccctagaataAGGCGTCATGGCGTTTAGCTGCCTCAAGCGTTGTCTGAAGAGCGCAAATGTTTTCACTTGCTGGTCGTGCGTTGCACATACTggccattttttgtttttaaattatattttatatttattaaaatactaaattttctCTCAATCGAAtccattatcaaaataaaaaaccactCTCGGGTGCTAGTTAAAgaaattttgcttttaagggTTAGCTGATCATTTTACTatgctttgaaaataaataaaaaaccaagcaaCCCCAAGCAAATCTGCTTAACCTGAGCTAATTTCTTATAATCCATCCGTGGAATCCTAGATCCGAATTCAATTAAGAAGAtcaatttttaaacaatttaatgttaaaagatgaagtcgaaaaaaatatcaatctaaaaattatactaaaataaaaaaaataacaattaaaagaataatgattaaatctgataaaaaaataaagaaaaataatttaaaaaaaaatctgaaaaattatctcaaataaataaaaaaaaattaaagaaaatcttACAGGTGAATACATTGAAATATAAGAGTGTAGAAGATACTGTTTTCAGTTAATCACACGGATATGTTTAAACAACAAACACGCTTAAGGTATGAACATTGAGAAATTGCTTCTACTCTTTTGGACGCTGGTGTCGACACCATTTTGCCACGGTACTGGCCTTACCTTCACCCCCCCGTCTCGTGGCATAAACAAGCCACTTTATTAAAGTTTCTCAACATGGGGAATTGCACTGTCGTCTACTGGGTTTGTAATTGGCACGAAAGCACAAAtgattagttaaaaatttaaatttttttattttttttattttaagttaatatttttagattatttgaaTGTGcggatgttaaaaataatttttttaagataaaaaaatattattttagtatattttcaaataaaaaacactttaaaaaataattataactatatTCTCAAACACGCTACAGTTATCATCGTAAACCACCACAAGTAGTAGGCcaagaaaacattaaaagaaaaacaaaaaggaaattaaaaaaagaaagaagaaaaaagtatcTAAAACTTAACTCGCCTATCAGTTTCCAAAGTTTCAAGGATTCTGTGAACCTCTTGAGATCCTATCCTATTGAGAACTGTTTTTATTCCCTTGGATTCATCAACAGGGCTGAATGTTGGAGGATATGAGATAGAGTGGCCATTGTTATCTGCTGGGTCGAGGAATTGGGCGACCATCACTAACCAAAATACGCATATCCAAACTGCTGGCAACCCAACCCATTTGGGTATGGCCCAGATGGTTAAGTGTGCATAGTCGGTTTTTACCTTCAGCTATACTGCAGCTTTTTCCCTCACCATGACTGGTTTGGCACGCGATTCAT is drawn from Populus nigra chromosome 5, ddPopNigr1.1, whole genome shotgun sequence and contains these coding sequences:
- the LOC133693273 gene encoding E3 ubiquitin protein ligase DRIP2-like — protein: MGNQNHQHRVVKVRRETIEACMTCPLCNKLLRDATTISECLHTFCRKCIYQRISDEGLDSCPICNINLGCIPLEKLRPDHNLQDVRSKIFPYKRRKVEAPEVVESVTLPVIRRKERSLSSLVVSTPKVSTQTTTTGRRTKPFPRKAAALRGSGFSIEKPIKKEHDHAEDSPESSSSPETPKKFNQNTRQNSSSAEPSQPAPDDEAENGAEPRDGKSDLWQPLNFLVEVANRTKSFKSIPQVNDAKLESRPVRDNEPQVHKTKFKENKDKSKVKDEKNNIDNVSEGTVEPKRLRRIRRKKAAFNDVSGISSPAVLHTAAAKQERRSGPVWFSLLASEEQEGDAPLPQIPSSYLRLKDGNVPVSFIQKYLVKKLDLTSEVEVEIRCMGRPVIPTLLLCNLVDQWLQAAPKPEQVPVSAGSSAKDFVMVLAYARKVPNP